The window CTTGATCAGACAGGGCTACAGTGCTGGACTGCTAGAGCCGCCAGTACACTCTACCATACCCTAGCAGCCCTCATGCAGAACACCTAGAAGACAGCATGGGAAGGAGACAGACCACTGAAGCAATGGCAGCTTGGAGTGTGCCTGTCCCTTCTAGAGGGTACAACCATGACACAGCTTCTAGAGTCCTCAAACATGGAGGAAAGTGGGCTTTCTTTGTCAGGAGTTTGAATTTTCATGACACCAGCATCACTTTTTTACATTAAATCTCTAGTTTTTTAAAGTATCACCAAGttaaacaaatttttttaaaatatcacaatagaaaacaaaatatttctgcaGGCTAATGAATTACCCCAGAATAAtctattttcctattttaaaatgaacatatattGGAGGATGAAGGTgagaataatataaaattttaagaactgtAAGACCACACCATTAATCTGAGGCCATTTCACATCTACACAATGAATGAGCAGAGGTCCACGCATGGTTtgacatacctttaatcttagtattcaacagacagaggcaggaagatctctattaggaggaggtcagcctggtctgcataatgaattcaaggctagccaaCGGTTAGATAGTGAGATTCGGTCTCTAGTTCTAACTTCTACTAAAAGACAAGCAAAACCACACATACCTAACCATTTTCatgatttgtttcttgagacagaggcTTGTGCATctcagactagcctggaactcacagttaCGGATGACCTTAAGCTTCTGATCTTCCTAACCCAGGTCtgtaagtgctaggattataagcatatACCACCACGTCTGGTTCATGTGATGctgaggctcaaactcaggtaCACAGAGAGTAGGGATAGGGGACAGACGGGAGGCAGGCTGACTATACACAGTACTCCCTGTACGTGTGAGATAGAGGTCCTTGGCTACATAAACAGATCAGACAGCATAAGACCTTACCTCACAAAACCCCCCAAACAGactcaggcagtggtggcacacacctttaattccagcactaggggggAGAGTGACGGAGGACGGAtggacaggcaaatctctgtgagttcaaggtcagtcaggtctacaaagcaagttccaggacaggctccaaaagaaacccaaaccaaccaaataGAAAGACACCAGGCAGCATTAGTTAATAAGCAAAGGAAATTAAGGTCATTTCTCATAATTTATAATTTGCACTTGTCTctacagacacatacagaaaacATAATTgtttgcacatatgtatacaagtaaagaatgaaggaaaagagggaagagcaCACAGACTTAAACAAGGAGCGTGTTAAAGAGAACACCAAGTATTACAAACCTCAACACTGAGGatttcaaatttctctctcacagatttcttggcttctctcttttcagttttcagtttttttgttttcatgggCCCTTTCTGGCTCTTCTTCCTTTTAGTGGATTCTTCTTCTGTGGAGATCTTAAGAGGGAAAAAGATTCACGGATGCAGAAGAATGATACGCAGCAATCTTAGCTGTCACCACAGGTTTGGGGTCCTGTTACCTTGCTCTGTTTGTTATTTTACTCCCCAACCCCCCGTTGTCTTCATTTCTGCTGCAGTCCCAAGCCTAGTATCCAGGTGCCAACGTTCCCCTTGCCCAGGATCTGAGAAGCCTCCTCCAACTTCCCAATGTCTCTTCTGTCCTGCGTGCTTCCTCTGGTGAGCGGGATGGACACTGGGGTTGCCTAGCTTGAGAAGCCACGTATCACGTGGAAATGGAGTCCCGAGGCTCAGGAAAAACTCTAACACTTTTCCACAACAAGCTTTATGCTTTCACCAAAACATATACCTTCCCTACAGCTCAGTTTCTCAGCATGGAACAATGACTTCTACTCTAGAATACATGTGGAGAGATTCTGTAATACCAATGACCTAAGCCCACACACCCCTAAATGGTGgtttttcttctctccagcaTCAAGAGCACAAACCACTCTATGAGACTAAATTCTAATGTAAGCTCTCCTTACTAGGattccttttaaataaatgcaCAATGATTAGAACTGGGGCAAAGGAGCTCAGGACAAGAcaacttgcctaacatgcacaaggtcctaggttcaagcCGAAGagccacaaacaaaacaaaacttcagtaTCAAATCCCTTTTGTCCATCCTTAATATTGATTAAGGCACAGACTCCCTAAGGACAAGTCACAAAAGCATTTCAACATCAAACACTAAGCGTCAAAAAGAAGCCTGAGGTGGCAGACTCTTTAACAAGTTCAATTTCTAAAAGTGACATCGAAGAGAAACAAACTGGAACATAACTGCCGCCAGCGAGGCTTGGTCTTCCCAGAGATGCTACCAAGTCTCACCAAAGCAGCACACCACTTACATCAAATAAGTTGTCTTGTTCAACTGCCTGCGGGGAAGGTTTCTCTGATTTGTGGCTTTTTCTTGTACCCCCTcgggggaagttttcttccaggTTTGCCATGTTTGGGTCTCCTAAAGCTGATAGAAAGAATAATGGTGAGCAGTAGCATTGGGGGCAGGTTTCATAAAGGATGTGATTCATGGCAAGAGAACCTTCTAGCAAAGCACTAAACAAGATTCAAGAGTACATTATATATAGTTGATATGCCAGGTTCTTGTTAATCCATGTCTTTCCAACTTTGTATGCTTCAAAACCATGAACTATACACTATGTAGCATCTTCCAGGAAAGGATTCAATATAGTAAATGTTCATTCAATATTAATTATtgtgagggtggtggtggcgcacgcctttaatcccggcactcaggaggcagaggcaggcggatctctgtgagttcgaggccagcctggtctacaagagctagttccaggacaggaaccaaaagctacggagaaaccctgtctcgaaaattaaaaaaaaaaaaaaaaaaaaaaaaaaaattattgtaattatgtcaggtgtgtgtgcatctttgcatgtgtgtatatataaatacaataagtaattcaaaatgcaaatcaaattaTAAAGCATAAACAAAAAAAGTGACAAGATTCAGTAAAGGCAGCAAGCTTCATGAGAAAGATGCTTCTGAGCTGAATGTTCAATAAGTAGGAAGCCAGGTCTGATGGGccacgcctttaactccagcacttgggaagcagaggcaggcctaaCTCAAATACCAAAAATTAGTTATcaaaaataactaataataataaatagtaatataAGTAGAAAATGTGGGaggaaaaacactgaaaaaagcCTATTTTCCAAAACATACCAGTTATTTGCCTATCAAACAATTGTTTGAAGGGCTTCTTTAAAAACTGAACACTCAAGTAAACCACTTAATAACAAGTTACATTTTGGAAATCAACTTGGTCTCTTCCGTGGaggataattaaaaaataagtagctTGTCTTTACTTGGTACTTCAGAGACAGAAGCGACAGAATAATGAAAAACAACATTCTTCACTCTACCGACTGGAGAGAAAAAGAACGAAGTCAAAACAAGTAACTCAAAGGCAAGTTTTAGAAACAGCGTGTAAGGGTTGAAGAGACACCGAGCAGGTCAACCATGGGAACCAGAGCAAGGTATAAATGAAGACACAAGACAGGTTGGTTTATTCTGAGATACCTAGGGATAAAAGTTCAGTTACAGCGTGAGACTGAAAGAAGTGACGACCGAGAAGAAATGCAGGATTTGGTCTGTATGGGTGCATGCGTCACAGAAATAGGGCCActgtgctgggaatccaacccttAATTCCCATTTTAGACCCGATGAGACTGAGGCGCCAAAGAGCCTGGCGATCACGTGCAGAGAAGGCACTAAGGGTACTTGAAGTGGACAGCCTGGCTTACAAGAGCTGCTAAGGCAAAAGGGGCATGGGTGGGGAGACCACCCATGCCGACTCAAAGGTGCATAGCAGGAAGGCCGGAGACCCAGGCCAGGAAGCCGAGGTGGGAGCCATGAGGTCTCCTCCCTCTCGCCGGAGCTCCTGGGTCCCAGCCCCGCCGCTCCCGCGACTGCCTACCTCACCGACCGGCTCGAAGCGATCGCACGCGCAGGAAACCGCGCCAACAGCCCCACGCCGCTCTCCTAAAGGCGTCAGCAGGATCCGTTCTACTTCCGTTATGAGGGCCAGTCAGACACGGGCCTAGACGGGAAGTAGGGGGGAGGGACTTTTCATGATAGCCAATCAACGCAGAGGGCCGAGTCGCCACGGCCAGTCCGTCGCGTGGGGGAGGGAGGTGTCTTCCGGTCGGGCCGTGCTGGTGGCTGGGTTTGTTGAAGGACATCAGCTGCGGAATTTGTGATTTGGGCGAAGGTGGGTGAGAAGGGGCTGTCGGCTGCTCGGGCCGCTGACTGGGCTTCGCAGGGCCGACTAGAACCTGGCCGTTTCCCCCGTCTCGCAGTAGCGAGAGGTCTTCGCTTTGCGGGGAGGGGCCGGGGAATGGCGCTGGAGAAAATGAGGGTCGGGGCCCTGCGGTGCGTCTGGGAAGCCTCAGCACCGCGAGGTGCATGCGCCCCAAGGCTCACACGGTTCGCGGAGAACCTTATATTCCATTTCCCGGTGGGAGGGTGAGACCCGTCGAGAGGGGAGCTCCCCAAGGTCATCCTACAGTGTTGGAAGCGATCTCTGGCTTCTCACCCCATCTCTGGCTAAATTCTGTGTTTTGGCCTATATGGCCATAACTATTTGTTTTCTCTGAGCTGCAGTCAGGAAGCTAGCCCTTCCTTAACTGCGCGGCAGTCTTTGTCAAAACTAGAGTAAACGCAGAGTAGGCCTGGCGCGATTAACGGGTTAGATTTCAGTCTGTGTTCCGGAAGTAATCAGATTGTGGTTCGCGACCCCCCCTTCCCAGATATTTATCTCCAAAAATTTTTACATTACGATTCCTAACTATTAAAATGGCAGATAAGAAGTAGCAACGaaattaattttatgattggggatcACCACGACAGGAGGtgtattaaagggccgcagcattAGGAATCAGTGGAAAGGTTCTACAAAAAGCTCTTGCTTGTAGACCCTGGGCGCCTTTGAGGCGACTTTCCTTTACTTAGACCTGGTCATCTCGGTACTCCAGATAGGTGTTTGTAAAACAGGAGAATAGCAATATCCAGGAACCGATTGCGAAGCAAGGGCAACTGATCACCCTAAACCTTTAATGAAACACCCATTTCACAGGGAGAGGGGCATGGAGAGACTGGTTGTTTTTAAGAGTGGTATTGGGTAGCCGGGCGgtagtgacgcacgcctttaatcccagcactcgggaggcagaggcaggtggatctctgtgagttcgagaccagcctggtctacaagagctagttccaggacaggctccaaagccacagagaaaccctgtctcgaaaaacaaaaacaaacaaacaaacaaaaagagtggtattgggttatttaaaaacaaacaaaatctgctTAAACTTTCTAACGGAATGCTGTTTAACGATAGTAGATCTTTAATAAATCACAGGTTCACAAGTATTAGTCTTAGGTGATCTTTTCACTATTGTATGGCTCTAGACTTGCATGTGATTTCAAGAACACATTTTAGTTCATTTATTCCTATTGCCAGGTGTGaatggcttatgcctttaattccaaagCTATGaggcagatcactgagttcaagggcatcctggtgtatgctgtgagttccagaccatctGGCTTTgtatattgagaccctgtcttttaaaaaataaaaaaaaaaaaaaatcccataaagTGCAGTGTTAACAAAAAGGTTCCTGGTCATTACCCCaaaacaatattctgtttgttgGAAGGTGCAGACCTATAATGCTTTTTTAAGCCTTAATATGACCACTGTTTgctgatggtggtgcacgcctttaatcccagcagtcaagaggccgaggtgggcagatctctgtaaattcaaggctagcctggtctaaagagcacgctccaggacagcaaagactacacaaagaaatcctgtcttgaaaagccaaatgaTACTACCATTGATTATCTCGCCATCAACATGACTATTCTTCTTCCATCTAAGCTTCTTTAAGACCCCAGTTCCTATACCATGTTTTTGTTGTCTTTGGACTACATTCATCCTTGTTCCAGTGTCTTGTAGAGTGATGCTGACTGCGCCTCAGCGCTGGCCCACCCTGCACTGTACCAGGCTAGCACAGCAGTGAGTTTCTGTAAAGTGTCTCGTGAGAACCCACTTCATGGCTCTAAGAAGCATCATGAAGTGCATGGAAAGCATGTGCTTTCGTAGTTTAGGAAAGGGAAACTTGACAAACTATGAAGTTGTTTGTTTAATGGTGATTTCCTGCTCTGGCTAGACTGGCCAAGGTCTGTGAAAGGGACCCAAAGAAGTTTAGATTTCCTTCACTGTTCCAGTAACCATtttgaaaatgttcaaaattaAGGTCTGGAATTTGTTGCAAGATCTTTGAGTATGAATGCTTCTGAAGCCCTTTGAATGGTAAACAAAGGGGATGCCAGTTTCCGTAGCAACATTACCCTTACTGTTCTCTCCCACTTCCATTTCGATCtagagccagccagccagtctaccAATCTTGCCTGGACCTCGACCAGCTAGTTCAGGTTGTCATTGGGGTCTGTGGCTCGGTCGTGGTAGGTAGGcagtcatacatataaaactttgaggggctggagagatggctcagaggttaagagcattgcctgctcttccaaaggtcctgagttcaattcccagcaactacatggtggctcacaaccatctataatggggtctggtgccctcttctggcctgaaggcataaacacagacagaatattgtatacaaaataaataaatatttaggggaaaaaaactttgagtggttttgaattcttttttttttttttttcccccgagacagggtttctctgtggtttttttggagcctgtcctggaactagctcttgtagaccaggctggtctcgaactcacagagatccgcctgcctctgcctcccgagtgctgggattaaaggcgtgcgccaccaccgcccagcagtggTTTTGAATTCTGCTGTGGCTTTCTGGATTTGTGTCTGCATTTTTCATCCTTTTCCCTCACTGTTCCCTTCCTCCACCCCATCTAACTCGTTATGATCCCCTCCTTACAGCCAAATAGTGCCCCGTCTCCCTTCATGTGTatcaaacagtttcttttttcctccctctcctcacgCCCTTAAAATCTCTTCCTCCTTTATCAGGGTCCCCTTTCTGTTTTCGTGATttaacacagacatacacatgcatatatatttaagtcTAGGGTCTATATATAAGAGAAGATGTTGGGTGTTTGTTCCGAGTCTGGCTTATTTAACACAGTGGTCTGTTGTACCCATTCTCCTGCTTGTGCCATAATTTCATTTTGGGGGCCAGGTggggtggtggcatgtgcctttaatttcagcacttgggaggcagaggcaggcagatctcagtttgttcaaggccaggctggtctacaaagtaagttccagaacagcaagggaaaccatgtctcgaaaaaacaagagaagggggaaaaaattcttttctccatttttctcatggctgaataattacacagcAGATACGTACCACATATTCTTTGTCTGCTCATCTGTTGACAGACATCCAGGCTAGTTCAGTTTTGCTTGGTGAATAGTCTAGCGGTAAACATGGTTATGCAAGTCTCTTTGCAGTGCTTTGATTTAGTCTTTCAAGCATATACCAAGTGGAATAACTGGGTTGTATGGTAGTTCTGTTGTTAAATTTTTGAGAATTCACCACACTGACTTGCACAGTGGCTGAACCAGTTCACACATTCGTGCCAATGCTTTGTAAGGGTCCTCTGTCCCACATTTCACCGGTGTGCTGTTGCTTTTTTTAAATGCGATTTCtcacattaaaagaaataaagctagatggtggcacatgcctttaatcccaacactctggaggcagagtcaagtagactctgtgagttcaggtcagcctggtctacagagcaagttccagaacagccagggctacacagagaaactgtggggAGTGTGGGGGGGGCTGTATTTTCTTCAGGAGTTTCCCCATATAATTATTGAGCATTAAacattttctggtgtgtgtgtattgcgtATTAAAATTacctagaggtgtgtgtgtgtgttaaaattaCCTAGAGGCCTTACAAGACAGATAACTGGATGCGGGTTTCTAATTCAGTATGTCTGTGGTAGGCCCGATGATCTGCATTTCTAACAAGTTTCCAGTGAGTCTTATGCTGCTACTTTAGGGACCAGACTTTGAGAGCCATTGATGAGCCCTGAAATACCCAGAAGTAGAGTTGATTTTTAGCGTCACTTGGGGCCTCCTTCCATGTGGTGCACGGATAGGCACACAGTTTCCTTTGGTAGCAATTGTCATTTATCAGTTCATGTTGGATTTCTCATCTTTCCACTTTTGTAAACAGTGTTTAGTAACGAGCTGTGAACTATGTATTTCTGCCTTGTGATATTTCTGAAAGGTAAATTCTTGGAGGAGAAATGACCCAGCTAGATAGAaggtatatttattatataatttgaCAGACACTTTAAATGTTATAGTTTACGCTCCACACAGTATTAAACcccagttgtaacaatgcttatTGTAAGTTCGTAGttttacctttcttcttttttttgggggggggagtgggcatggcctCGTGTTTAGCCTGCAACTcaaatcagcctgcctcagcctcccttgtgctgggattaaagacctgtgccacacCAAACTGATTTTAATTGCTTTGTGAGGTTGACTctccattttttatttcctttcctttagaTTTCTCTTTGCAAAGACAAGTAAAATAGTTGCCAATATTCTTCAAGAGGTTTTAGCTCCATTGTTTCCACTCAATTCCTTTATCCCTTTGGGTATAAGGAGTAGGTTCCAGCTTCAGAAACCACTGTTGACTAACACAGTATCATCACCAACTGGTCTGTCTCCCGTGGAAGTCCTGAGTGATTTATAGTGAGAAAAGCTGTGAGAATGTTACTCTCTTCGGTTGTTTACCACTGAGAAGACGTGAAAAGCATTACAAGTGATGTAATTCAGTGTTTACTATATGTAACACAGGATGGATAGAGAATGCGAACATTAAGCTGTCCTGAGTCAGAAGACACTGAAGGACAATCTTCTCTTCCTCTGCTAAGCGCTTACTGCTCTGGAGTACTTAGAGCAATGGGGGACGGTCCTAATAACAGTCCTTACTAGCTAGGCTTTTCCCACCAGCTCTGCTATTGCAGTGTCAGCTAAACCACGGGGATGACATAGGTTTtgaaactaaatttttattttcttataaattgCACTCAAATCAatattttgttccttttattgttttgttttgaagattgAAGTCATGGCTGGTCCTGAAAGTGATGCCCAGTTCCAGTTCACTggtattaaaaaatatttcaactcTTATACTCTCACAGGTAGAATGAATGTAAGTATTAACTACATCTTTAAGCACTTATATCTTAGAATAAAAGAGATATGACaactttcatttgcattttttttctcagtgtgttCTGGCCACATATGGAGGCATTGCTTTGTTGGTCCTATACTTCAAGTTAAGGCCTAAAAAAACTCCAGCTGTGAAAGCATCATAACTGGTAAGGAATTGCCATTTTAAAGTTTATAACTTAGCCATCTGGTATCAAGGTTTTTCTCTtcccttataaaaaaaaaataaactattggCACTCTGAAATTTATTGCGTACCTGAAAGCAAACACTGGGTATAATACACCTGTAAGCTCAACAGTGGGGGAACAGGGACAGGACTGCAGGTTAAGAACAGCTGTGCTGCATAGCAAGACACAGTCTCAACACAACTGATAGAACAAGGAGTTGGGTGTAGTgtctcatacctgtaatccctgcTGCACTGGGGAGGGTGGCGCAGCAGGATGGTCTTGTGAGTTTGAGTCTGctttgactcaaaaaaaaaaaaagaaaaaaaaaaccaccagagaaaaatatacaaaatggtgttttcacgccgggcggtggtggtgcatgcctttaatcccagcactcgggaggcagaggcaggcggatctctgggagttcaaggccagcctggtctacaagagctagttccgggacgggcaccaaagctacagagaaaccctgtctcgaaaacaccaaaaaaaaaaaaaaaaaaaaatggtgttttctCAGGCTTAAATGCTTTCCCAGACGATTATGGAACACCTAGCTTTGTAAGAGGGTATGTCTTTTATGTCAGCTGGTATAGACTGTGGTTTTTCCTAAATTggcatatttaagaaaaattgtCTTTTGGACTTTGTTGAAGTACTTTTCTCTCTCACCGTTTGTCTCTTAATACAATTAGATgacttctatattttatttttgggagcttatttatgtatttgcacACTCACATGCCTGATACTGGCGTGGAAATATGTGAACAACTCTGGGGAGTTGGCTCGCTCCCCCTtgttgagacaggtctcattTCTGCCATTATGTTGCACTGTGCATTCCCAGCTAGCTATCCTGTCCTCCCCCAGTCTTCAgaagagtgctagaattacaaatgtaccactgcatctggctttttttttttttttttttttaaataaattcttgggatcaaactcaagtcttcatagTCCCCTCAGCTCAACTATAAGCTAATGTAATTTGGtcgggttttgtttgtttgggttttgagacagtcttgtttATAGCCCAAATGGTTTCACAGTTGTAGCAATTCCTCCTCAACCGGCTGAGTTTTGAAATTACAGGCTTGGGCCACCATGCCCGGGGcagaggctcagtggttaagatcaagTACTGTAAGAATAGAGGGctcgagttcagatcccagcacccatgccaggtaGCTCAAAACTAACTCCAGGCATCTAAAACCCTTTTCTGGACTCTCATACAGAACACACATGAAACTTGTGGTACTGGGGataaaacccagggccttggcaGGTGCGAGGCTGCCGCTCTGCCTAGTGACAGTCCCAACCCTAACCTTCAGTATGTGAAGGTGCAAGTATTTGCTGGGTTCTGGTAGCTTTATATTTTCATAGAATATGGAATGTCCCCctgaaaaaaaaccctctaaggTTTTCTTACAGTCCCCTTTGATCCCTTTTACCTATTCAGAAGTCAGTAAATGTGGTGTTAGCAACACCTGTGCAGAAAGCCAGAAGGCTAGACCTCTGTCGAATGCTTTCTTCACTTATTTTTGTTCTGCTCTTTACCCATCTTAAGTCTGTTAAAACTAGGGGACTATGTAGTCCAGTGCATTCTTATTCCTTTTTGGGTACTTTGCCCAGTTTTCTGCATGAAATTACTTCTGACTTTGGAAGGGTAGTATATCTCCATGAAAACTTTATCTTGAACCAAgcagtgttggcacacgccttgaatcccagccttcaggaggcagaggttggtgaatctctgagttcgaggccaacctggtctacaagaactagttccaggacagccaggactgttaaacagagaaaccctatctcaaaaaacaaaaaactatcttGAAAACAAAGTAGTAGACACTGTATCTTACCTATTTATATGTCTGTCCTACTGACTCTTAAGAATCTgatgaatttatattttatcttgggGGGTTGTGATAATTACTGATTGTCATATTTGTATCAaactgtttttgctgttttgtagGGTCTTTCAATGTCTGACCTCATCTGTTAAGTTCCATGCC of the Chionomys nivalis chromosome 8, mChiNiv1.1, whole genome shotgun sequence genome contains:
- the Atp5mk gene encoding ATP synthase membrane subunit K, mitochondrial; its protein translation is MAGPESDAQFQFTGIKKYFNSYTLTGRMNCVLATYGGIALLVLYFKLRPKKTPAVKAS